AATAAAACTGTTCCTAAAAAACAAAGGAACAGTTTTATATAATTTAACTTTTCTTTTAGCATTTTTTTATTTTTTACTTTTTCAAGACAAAAATAGTTATGCTAAAAAAAACATGAGTTCGGGTTACCCACACTTTTGGTGTGGGAAAACCGAACTTTTTATTTCTCTTTTATCAAATATAAGTAGACTGGGTAGTGATCACTATAACCCCCAGAGTACTGTCCGTTAGAAAAACTTCTAAAAGGATACCCTTTATATCTACCTTGCTTTTGCATTAAAAAACGCTTATTAAAAATACCTGACTTAAACATTTTATAAGTTGAAAAATCTTTTCTCCCTTTCTTATTTAATAATGGAGCTGTAAACATAATCTGATCAAAAAGGCTTAAATTATCTCTATATGCAGTTGTATTTAATCCCTTCTCAAACATGTTTTCGTAAGGATTAAATACATCATTTTTAGTAACATCTTCTTTGTCAGATTTTGTCTTTATAACCTCTTTGAAAGACTTATTCATAGGATCATCATTAAAATCTCCCATGATAATGATTTTCGCATCTTTATCATTCTCTCTGATCTTTTCCATAATTTGAGTCACTTTATAAGCTGCTTTTTCTCTTAATGGACTACTTTTAGCTTCTCCTCCTCTTCTTGAAGGCCAGTGATTAACAAGAATATGTACTAACTCGTCATCTAAATATCCAGATACCCAAAGAATGTCTCTTGTGTATATTTTCTTATTATTTGAATAGATATTAGGATTTACTGCTTCAAAATGTACAGGTTTAAAATACCTTTGTTGATACAATAAAGCTACATCAATTCCTCTTTTATCGGGAGAGTCGAAATGAATAATTCCATAACGCTTCTTTTTTAAGTGTTTGTTTTTCACTAAGTCCTCTAAAACTTGTTTATTTTCAATCTCTGCTACTCCTAAAATAGCTGGACTAGTTTTAGCTTTCTCTGCTCCTAACTCACTAATTACCTTACCTAATTTATCAATCTTGTCCCAGTATACTTTAGATCTTCCTGCTTTTAGTTCCATCATTGGACTAAACTCATCATTTTTAGTTGTATCATTAATAGTGTCAAATAAATTTTCAACATTATAAAATGCTACAGTTCTAATCTTGTACTCTTTTTGAGCGCTTACAGAAAACACACTCAATACAGAAACTAATAGTACTATTAATTTTCTCATGAAATTATTTTTTAACGGCACAAAAGTAAAAACAAATTTCAAGCCAATTCCCTGATTGTGTATAATATTCTTATTTGTTAATATTAACTTAACATTAACACTTTTAAAAAAAACTAAGTTTGCAGGCATTTTTTTTAAAAAATATAAACTTTTATGAAACAAATTATCTTAACAGTATTGTTTTGCTTTACAATATCTTATGGAGCACTAGCACAAAATACTGTAAAAGGAGTTGTTAAAGATAGCGACTCAGAAAAGGTACTACAAGGTGTTTCAGTCAGTATTGAGGGCAGAGATGAAAGTCAGGTTACTAACATTGATGGGACATTTGCTTTACAAAATTTACCTGACGGAAAATTTATTGTTACCTTAAAAAAAGTAGGTTATGAAACTCAGAATTACCCTGTTACATTATCAGGCAGTGTAATTAATCTAGGAGACATTTTTATGTACGTAGACGAGTTTTCTGACAACCAAGATTTAAGTACTATTATTATTGCCGATGATGAATTAAACGATGATAGTAGTGCTGCAGACAATATTTCTAGTTTATTACAATCATCTAGAGATGTATACTTACGTGCTGCAGCTTTCGAATTTAGTGCGGCTTTCTTTAGAATTCGTGGTTTAGATTCTGATAATGCAAAGTTATTGATTAACGGAATCGAAATGAACAAATTAGAAACTGGTCGTCCTGAGTGGGCTAACTGGGGTGGATTAAATGATGTTTTAAGAAATCAAGAATTCACAAATGGTTTAGCTCCATCAAATTATACATTTGGTGGTATTTTAGGTTCTACACATATTAGCACTAGAGCTTCTCAATATAGAAAAGGAGCGAGAATTTCTTATGCTTCTTCTAACAGAAGTTACAGACATAGAGTAATGGGAACATATTCATCTGGATTATTGAAAGACGGATGGGCTTTTTCTGTTTCTGGTACCAGAAGAGCTGGAAGCGAAGGTTTTGTTGATGGAACTTCTTACGATGCTACTTCATTATTTGCATCTGTAGAAAAAGTTTTTAATGATAGTCATAGCTTAAACTTGACTTCGATTTTTGCTTCTAATAAAAGAGGAGTTGGTTCTCCAAACACTCAAGAAGTTACAGATTTAAGAGGTATTCGTTATAATTCAAACTGGGGATTCCAAAATGGAGAAATCAGAAATTCTAGAATTAAAGACGTTGAAGAACCTTTTACAATGTTAAGTCATTACTGGAAAATAAACGACAGAGTAAACTTAAATACGAACGTTTCTTATCAATTTGGAAAGATAGGTAGAAGTAGAATTGATTTTAACGGAGGTCAAAATCCTAACCCAACTGACTTTAGAAACTTACCAAGCTTTTGGATAGATGAGGGTGATTTAGCAGAAGCTTTTGAAGCTGAACAACGTTTTTTAAATGATGGGCAAATCGATTGGGAAGAAATTTACAGTGCTAATATTAACAACTCTCAGCAAGGTATAGATGCAGCATATGTTTTAAACGAAGATAGAGTCGATGATGATATTTTTAATGTAAACACGATTTTAAACGCAGATCTTACAGATAACATTACACTTAATGGTAAATTACAGTATACAAAATTAGAGTCTGAACGTTTTGCTAATGTTTTAGATCTTTTAGGAAGTACTACTGGTTATTTGGATATTAATAGATTTGGTTCTATTGGAGATCCTGAAAGACAAAGTGACTTATTAAACCCAAATAGAATTGTACAAGAAGGAGACCGTTTTAAGTATAACTACATCATCAACTCTGAAGTGATGAATGGTTTCTTACAAGCACAGTTTAAATACAACAAAGTAGATTTTTATATCGCTGGGGATATTACTAGAACTTCTCACCAAAGAGAAGGATTGTACCAAAGTGGACGTTTTGAAAATAATTCATTTGGAAAATCTGAAAAACAAGAATTCACAACTTTTGGTGTAAAAGGAGGTATTACTTATAAATTATCTGGTAGACATATCTTAGATTTCAATGCTGGATATTTAGAAAAAGCACCAACCATAAGAAATACATTTACTCAAATTAGAGAAAGTAACTTAATTACAGAAGGATTAGATACTGAAAAGATTTTATCATTTGATGCTAGTTACATCATCAGATCTCCAAGATTTACATCTAGAGTTACTGGATATTTTTCTCAAATTACTGATGATATCGACTCTAACTTCTTCTTTTTCCAATCTGATTTATTTGATAGTTTCGTACAAGAAACTGTTACTGGAGCAGACAAAAGACACATGGGAGTTGAATTAGGTTTTGAATACAAATTAACTTCTACATTAAACTTAAAAGGTGCCGCTAATATTGGAGAGTACTATTATAGCAATAACCCTGATAATGTTCAGTTTTCTGCTGAAGACACAGAAACAGCTAGAGCTCAAGGTTTTGTTAATGGAGTACAAAGTTTTGGAACAACATACTTAAAGAATTATAGATTAAACTCTGGTCCACAAAAAGCATACTCGTTAGGTATCGAGTATCGTGACCCAGATTATTGGTGGGTTAGTTTAACTGGTAACTATTTCGACGATACTTACATTGGTGTAAGTCCAGTATTAAGAAGTAGTGCTTTCTTTACTGATAACGATGGTTTACCTATTAATAATTACGATCCAATCGAAGCTAAAAGATTATTAGAACAAGAAGAATTTGGTGGATATTTTATAGCAAATGCTATTGGTGGAAAATCATGGAAAGTAAGTAAAGACAACAAATACATTGGTTTTACTTTAGGAATTAGCAATATCTTTAATCAACAGTTCAGAACTGGTGGTTTTGAACAAGCAAGAACTGGTGGTTTCAATCAATTAAGTGAAGATTTCAACAGATCTAAGCGATTATTTGGTCCAAGATATTGGTTTGGTAGAGGTACAAATTACTTCTTTAACGTTTATTACAGATTCTAAAACATAAAAAAATACATTTCAATTATGAAAATTAATTCAATTAAATTAATAACTGTAATCTTAATTACATTATTACTATCATCTTGTGTTGATGATAACTTTGAAGTACCAACGCCATCTGGCAACGAGGAAAACAGTGAGTTAAGCATTATATTAGGTAATATCGCGAGTGAAGCTGACTGGAATTTAGTAACAATTGCTGATCTTAAAGCAAGATTTAACTCTGGAGACGCTCCACTATTAATTAACGAAAATGACGTTGTGAAGGGTTATGTTGTTTCTTCTGATCGTAACGGAAACTTCTTTCAAGAGATTTATATTCAAGATGCTGCCGAAAACCCAACTACAGGTATTAAAGTAGTTTTAAACTTAAGAAACAATTATACTAAATACAATGTAGGTAGAGAGGTTTATATTTATTTAAATGGTTTATACTTAGGAGAAACAAATTCTAGAGATGGTATTATTACTATAGGAGGAAAAATAGATGCAGCAGATAATAATGAAGTTGATGTTATTAGTGAAAACCAATTAAAAGATCATATTTTCCGTTCTGCAGTTACAGAAACTATAGTTCCAAAAACTATCAGTGTAGGAGAAATCAATGATAATGCTGTGGGTACTTTTGTAAGAATTGAAAATGCATTTTTCCCTCCAGCTTTAGATGGTGAACCTATTGTTGATCCAAACGAAGATTTTGACACTCAAAGAACATTATCTTCTTGTAGCGGTGCTGGTTTTTCTAATTTTATTTTAGAAACAAGCTCGTTTGCAAACTTTAGTTCTGTTAAAATGCAATCTCAAACAGGTGGTTTTATTGATGCTGTAGTTACAAAAGATTTTAGAGGTGATAATTTCGTTTTAGTAATTAACGATATAGAAGACATTAAATTTGAAGATACATTATGCCAACCTTTAACTCCTTTTTACAGTCAAGATTTTGAATCATTTGGTTCTACTTCAGATGTTGAAGCTGCTGGATGGACTAATGTAAATGTTAACGGAGGATCTACAACTTTTACTTTAAGAAATTTTGGAGGAAATCAATTCATGCAAGCATCAGCTTTTAGAACTGGTGAAAATCCATTAGAAATGTGGTTTGTATCTCCAGCAATCAATTTAGATAGCAATACTGATGAGGAATTATCTTTTGGCACTAAAACAGGATTTAATAATGGAGCAGCTTTATCAGTTTTAATTTCTACAGATTTTACAGGCGATGTAACTACTGCAACTTGGCAAACGTTAAATGCTACTTTAGCTAACGGACCAAGTAGTGGTTTCCAGTTTGATTTTACAGAATCTGGAGCAATCGATTTATCAAGTTTTAGTGGAGATGTTTATATCGCT
This genomic stretch from Tenacibaculum jejuense harbors:
- a CDS encoding carboxypeptidase-like regulatory domain-containing protein, with the translated sequence MKQIILTVLFCFTISYGALAQNTVKGVVKDSDSEKVLQGVSVSIEGRDESQVTNIDGTFALQNLPDGKFIVTLKKVGYETQNYPVTLSGSVINLGDIFMYVDEFSDNQDLSTIIIADDELNDDSSAADNISSLLQSSRDVYLRAAAFEFSAAFFRIRGLDSDNAKLLINGIEMNKLETGRPEWANWGGLNDVLRNQEFTNGLAPSNYTFGGILGSTHISTRASQYRKGARISYASSNRSYRHRVMGTYSSGLLKDGWAFSVSGTRRAGSEGFVDGTSYDATSLFASVEKVFNDSHSLNLTSIFASNKRGVGSPNTQEVTDLRGIRYNSNWGFQNGEIRNSRIKDVEEPFTMLSHYWKINDRVNLNTNVSYQFGKIGRSRIDFNGGQNPNPTDFRNLPSFWIDEGDLAEAFEAEQRFLNDGQIDWEEIYSANINNSQQGIDAAYVLNEDRVDDDIFNVNTILNADLTDNITLNGKLQYTKLESERFANVLDLLGSTTGYLDINRFGSIGDPERQSDLLNPNRIVQEGDRFKYNYIINSEVMNGFLQAQFKYNKVDFYIAGDITRTSHQREGLYQSGRFENNSFGKSEKQEFTTFGVKGGITYKLSGRHILDFNAGYLEKAPTIRNTFTQIRESNLITEGLDTEKILSFDASYIIRSPRFTSRVTGYFSQITDDIDSNFFFFQSDLFDSFVQETVTGADKRHMGVELGFEYKLTSTLNLKGAANIGEYYYSNNPDNVQFSAEDTETARAQGFVNGVQSFGTTYLKNYRLNSGPQKAYSLGIEYRDPDYWWVSLTGNYFDDTYIGVSPVLRSSAFFTDNDGLPINNYDPIEAKRLLEQEEFGGYFIANAIGGKSWKVSKDNKYIGFTLGISNIFNQQFRTGGFEQARTGGFNQLSEDFNRSKRLFGPRYWFGRGTNYFFNVYYRF
- a CDS encoding endonuclease/exonuclease/phosphatase family protein codes for the protein MRKLIVLLVSVLSVFSVSAQKEYKIRTVAFYNVENLFDTINDTTKNDEFSPMMELKAGRSKVYWDKIDKLGKVISELGAEKAKTSPAILGVAEIENKQVLEDLVKNKHLKKKRYGIIHFDSPDKRGIDVALLYQQRYFKPVHFEAVNPNIYSNNKKIYTRDILWVSGYLDDELVHILVNHWPSRRGGEAKSSPLREKAAYKVTQIMEKIRENDKDAKIIIMGDFNDDPMNKSFKEVIKTKSDKEDVTKNDVFNPYENMFEKGLNTTAYRDNLSLFDQIMFTAPLLNKKGRKDFSTYKMFKSGIFNKRFLMQKQGRYKGYPFRSFSNGQYSGGYSDHYPVYLYLIKEK
- a CDS encoding DUF5689 domain-containing protein; the encoded protein is MKINSIKLITVILITLLLSSCVDDNFEVPTPSGNEENSELSIILGNIASEADWNLVTIADLKARFNSGDAPLLINENDVVKGYVVSSDRNGNFFQEIYIQDAAENPTTGIKVVLNLRNNYTKYNVGREVYIYLNGLYLGETNSRDGIITIGGKIDAADNNEVDVISENQLKDHIFRSAVTETIVPKTISVGEINDNAVGTFVRIENAFFPPALDGEPIVDPNEDFDTQRTLSSCSGAGFSNFILETSSFANFSSVKMQSQTGGFIDAVVTKDFRGDNFVLVINDIEDIKFEDTLCQPLTPFYSQDFESFGSTSDVEAAGWTNVNVNGGSTTFTLRNFGGNQFMQASAFRTGENPLEMWFVSPAINLDSNTDEELSFGTKTGFNNGAALSVLISTDFTGDVTTATWQTLNATLANGPSSGFQFDFTESGAIDLSSFSGDVYIAFKYLGGDGDVTTTFQIDNLTIVGN